A genome region from Pleurocapsa minor HA4230-MV1 includes the following:
- a CDS encoding ABC transporter substrate-binding protein yields MDRFSRRKFLYTAGASAAGAVLLNGCLGNPPEPGGEAATEQAKPVDLSPETTPETTKVVLGYIPILESTALIIAQEKGFFAKYGMTEVNVSKQASWASARDNVIIGSEGGGIDGGQWQMPMPHLISEGIITNGNKLPMYLLAQLSTHGNGIATSSKNQGKGLGLDISSAADYVKGYAQSQGRKFKAAHTFPQVNQDFWIRYWFAAGGVDPDKDIDLLAVPSAETVQGMRNGSMDAFSTGDPWPYRIVTDDIGFMSALTAQIWKFHPEEYLAIRADWVDKNPKATKALLKGVMEAQQWIDDPANIEAVIAIVSGRNYLNVPPDIIRPPYLGEYKMGDGKPDIKDKMMGPLFWKDGIGSVSYPYKSHDLWFLTEGIRWGFHKGKLDDIDTARQIIDRVNREDLWKEAAKEAGFTDAIPQSTSRGIETFFDGKKFDPENPEAYLNSLDIKKV; encoded by the coding sequence ATGGATCGATTTTCTCGAAGAAAATTTTTATATACCGCAGGAGCCTCGGCTGCTGGTGCTGTACTACTTAATGGTTGTTTGGGCAATCCTCCTGAACCAGGGGGAGAGGCAGCTACAGAACAAGCTAAACCAGTCGATCTTAGTCCTGAAACAACCCCTGAAACTACTAAAGTAGTTTTAGGTTATATTCCGATCCTCGAGTCTACAGCTTTAATTATTGCCCAGGAAAAAGGCTTCTTTGCTAAGTATGGTATGACCGAAGTCAATGTATCCAAACAGGCAAGCTGGGCATCAGCCAGGGATAACGTCATCATTGGTTCTGAAGGTGGTGGTATTGATGGGGGTCAATGGCAAATGCCCATGCCTCATCTAATTAGTGAAGGAATTATTACCAATGGTAATAAACTGCCGATGTATTTATTGGCGCAACTAAGTACTCATGGTAATGGGATTGCGACCTCTAGTAAAAACCAAGGCAAGGGACTGGGTTTAGATATTTCTAGTGCAGCGGACTATGTTAAAGGTTATGCCCAAAGCCAAGGCAGAAAATTTAAAGCTGCCCATACTTTCCCTCAAGTTAACCAAGATTTTTGGATTCGTTATTGGTTTGCTGCTGGGGGTGTCGACCCAGATAAGGATATCGATCTTTTGGCAGTACCGTCAGCGGAAACAGTACAGGGGATGCGGAACGGATCGATGGATGCGTTTAGTACAGGCGATCCTTGGCCCTATCGCATCGTCACTGACGATATCGGGTTCATGTCAGCTTTAACCGCCCAGATTTGGAAATTTCACCCCGAAGAATATTTAGCAATTCGGGCAGATTGGGTTGATAAGAATCCCAAAGCTACCAAAGCTTTGTTAAAAGGAGTGATGGAAGCGCAACAATGGATCGATGACCCTGCTAATATCGAAGCGGTAATTGCTATTGTATCGGGTAGAAACTACTTGAATGTTCCTCCTGATATCATTCGACCTCCCTACTTAGGGGAATACAAAATGGGCGATGGCAAACCAGATATCAAAGATAAAATGATGGGTCCGTTGTTTTGGAAAGATGGGATTGGTAGTGTTTCTTATCCCTATAAAAGTCACGATCTTTGGTTCTTAACCGAAGGCATTCGTTGGGGTTTTCATAAAGGTAAGCTCGACGATATCGATACAGCTAGACAGATTATAGATCGCGTCAATCGAGAAGATTTATGGAAAGAAGCAGCTAAAGAGGCAGGATTTACCGATGCTATTCCTCAGAGTACATCAAGAGGTATCGAAACATTTTTTGATGGTAAAAAGTTTGACCCCGAAAATCCAGAAGCTTATTTAAATAGCTTAGACATTAAAAAGGTTTAG
- the ntrB gene encoding nitrate ABC transporter permease — translation MAVSTPRINKRKNSNEIASFWQKNKHNILPPIIGILGFLIVWEVAATLPGMRLPGPSSLWTDERTRNLLLYPFYDRGGLDKGLFWQTMASLGRVAQGYSLAAIVGIGVGILVGLNPLLDKALDPIFQFLRMVAPLAWVPIALVALQQNQPAAIFVIFITSVWPILINTTEGVKQIPQDYLNVKRVLKLSNQKFFFKILFPSALPYIFTGLRIGIGLAWLAIIAAEIVMSGIVGIGFFIWDAYQQNYISEIILAVIYIGAVGLILDRAIAYIQKLIAPQSN, via the coding sequence ATGGCAGTAAGTACACCGAGAATAAATAAAAGAAAAAACAGTAATGAGATCGCCAGTTTTTGGCAGAAAAATAAACACAATATTTTGCCACCTATAATAGGTATTTTGGGCTTTTTAATTGTCTGGGAAGTGGCAGCTACGTTACCAGGAATGAGATTACCAGGACCTAGCAGCTTATGGACAGATGAAAGAACTAGAAACTTATTGCTCTATCCTTTTTACGATCGCGGTGGTTTAGATAAAGGTTTGTTTTGGCAGACAATGGCAAGTTTAGGTCGAGTCGCCCAAGGTTATTCTCTGGCTGCAATTGTTGGTATCGGCGTAGGTATTTTAGTCGGACTAAATCCGCTCTTGGACAAAGCCCTAGACCCGATTTTCCAATTCTTACGGATGGTTGCACCGCTAGCTTGGGTTCCTATTGCCTTAGTAGCCCTACAACAAAACCAACCAGCAGCGATTTTCGTCATCTTTATTACTTCAGTTTGGCCTATTCTGATTAATACTACTGAAGGCGTTAAACAAATCCCTCAAGATTATCTCAACGTCAAACGAGTTTTAAAACTATCCAATCAAAAATTCTTCTTCAAAATCCTCTTTCCTTCTGCCTTACCCTACATCTTCACTGGCTTGAGAATTGGGATTGGTCTAGCTTGGTTAGCAATTATCGCCGCCGAAATCGTGATGTCAGGTATTGTCGGTATCGGTTTCTTCATCTGGGATGCTTACCAACAGAACTATATCAGTGAAATCATCTTGGCAGTTATCTATATCGGTGCAGTTGGTTTAATTTTAGATCGGGCGATCGCCTATATCCAAAAATTAATCGCACCACAATCTAATTAA
- a CDS encoding nitrate ABC transporter ATP-binding protein (This model describes the ATP binding subunits of ATP-binding cassette (ABC) transporters for nitrate transport, or for bicarbonate transport, in bacteria and archaea.), whose product MSVFVAVDQIDKVFPLTGGGEYIALKGIDLQIKKGDFISLIGHSGCGKSTLLNMIAGLDLPTEGIVTLEGQRIQEPGPDRMVIFQNYSLLPWLTVKQNIGLAVDEVMGNSSKSERKSIVEEHINLVGLSHAKDKLPGQLSGGMKQRVAIARALAIRPKLLLLDEPFGALDALTRGNLQEQLMQICEQYQITSVMVTHDVDEAVLLSDKIVMLTNGPSSKIGGILDVDIPRPRKRMQVVNHPSYYSLRSEIIYFLNQQKRIKKIRAKKTAVIARHGLEKVNLELGFVPLTACAPVAVAMEKGFFAKHGLDEVSLARETSWRGIVDGIEGGYLDAAQMPAGMPTWLTAGGNQDRPVPTVTALTMTRNGNGITLAQKFYEQGVITAAQYKQKLLALDGEKHTLGMVHPSSMHNILLRYWLAAGGIDPDKDVELKTIPPAQMVADLKAGTIDGYCVGEPWNLRAAMEGHGFTVATDMEIWQGHPGKVLGVREDWANRYPNTHVALVKALLEAGRYCADTKNHQEIREILASRNYLATKEEYIQLGEPSNYSCNLDKHVEYAHHMFFGDGLNRPSRTEHLWMMTQMARWGHIPFPRNWVEILERVCRVGTFSTASRELELGDLKYRRSPIQLFDDVAFDAEDPIGYLNHLGIERNFTIAEVHLASPSFVAA is encoded by the coding sequence ATGAGCGTATTTGTTGCAGTAGATCAAATAGACAAAGTATTCCCCTTAACCGGTGGTGGAGAATACATCGCCCTTAAAGGTATCGATTTACAGATTAAAAAAGGTGATTTTATCTCCTTAATCGGTCACTCTGGTTGTGGTAAATCCACACTGTTAAATATGATTGCGGGTTTAGATTTACCCACTGAGGGCATTGTCACCCTAGAAGGACAACGCATTCAAGAACCAGGCCCCGATCGCATGGTGATTTTCCAAAACTACTCCCTTCTACCCTGGCTAACGGTAAAACAAAATATTGGTTTGGCGGTAGATGAAGTGATGGGCAATAGCTCCAAATCAGAACGCAAATCAATAGTCGAAGAACATATTAACCTAGTAGGCTTAAGCCATGCCAAAGATAAACTGCCAGGACAACTATCAGGAGGTATGAAACAACGAGTTGCGATCGCCCGTGCTTTAGCGATTCGTCCCAAACTCTTGCTTTTAGACGAACCTTTTGGAGCATTAGATGCCTTAACCAGAGGTAATCTGCAAGAACAGTTAATGCAGATATGTGAACAGTATCAGATTACTTCGGTGATGGTAACTCACGATGTGGATGAAGCCGTGTTGTTATCCGATAAAATTGTCATGCTGACTAATGGTCCTAGCTCAAAAATCGGCGGTATTTTAGATGTAGATATTCCTCGTCCTCGCAAACGGATGCAAGTAGTCAACCATCCCAGTTACTACAGTCTGCGCAGTGAAATTATTTATTTCCTCAATCAACAAAAACGAATCAAAAAAATCCGCGCCAAAAAAACGGCTGTTATTGCCCGTCATGGCTTAGAAAAAGTCAACTTAGAGCTAGGTTTTGTTCCTTTAACTGCTTGCGCACCTGTAGCTGTAGCTATGGAAAAAGGCTTTTTTGCTAAACACGGTTTGGACGAAGTTAGTTTAGCGAGAGAAACTAGCTGGCGCGGTATTGTTGATGGTATTGAAGGTGGCTATCTCGATGCTGCTCAAATGCCCGCAGGAATGCCCACCTGGTTAACCGCAGGGGGAAATCAAGACCGACCTGTACCCACAGTCACCGCTTTAACCATGACTCGTAATGGAAACGGGATTACTTTGGCACAGAAATTTTATGAACAGGGGGTAATTACGGCTGCCCAATACAAACAGAAGTTACTAGCTTTAGATGGGGAAAAACATACTCTGGGTATGGTTCATCCTTCCTCAATGCACAATATCTTATTACGCTATTGGTTAGCAGCAGGGGGCATCGATCCTGATAAGGATGTCGAACTAAAAACCATTCCGCCAGCGCAAATGGTAGCCGATTTAAAAGCAGGCACAATTGACGGCTATTGCGTAGGAGAACCTTGGAACCTCCGTGCAGCTATGGAAGGACATGGCTTTACCGTTGCCACAGACATGGAAATTTGGCAGGGACATCCAGGTAAGGTTTTAGGTGTTAGAGAAGATTGGGCAAATCGTTATCCGAATACCCATGTGGCACTAGTTAAAGCCTTATTAGAAGCTGGTCGTTATTGTGCTGATACCAAGAATCACCAAGAAATTAGAGAGATTCTAGCGAGCCGTAATTATTTAGCCACCAAAGAGGAATACATCCAACTGGGAGAACCGAGTAATTACAGTTGTAATTTAGATAAACACGTCGAATATGCTCACCATATGTTTTTTGGTGATGGTTTGAATCGCCCCAGTCGTACCGAACACCTCTGGATGATGACCCAGATGGCGCGTTGGGGACATATTCCTTTTCCTCGTAACTGGGTGGAAATCCTTGAGCGAGTCTGTCGCGTCGGTACTTTTAGTACTGCTAGCAGAGAACTAGAATTAGGCGATCTTAAATATCGTCGTAGTCCCATTCAGCTATTTGATGATGTTGCCTTTGATGCTGAAGATCCTATTGGCTATCTCAATCATTTAGGTATCGAACGCAACTTTACCATCGCCGAAGTTCATTTAGCTTCGCCAAGTTTCGTTGCAGCCTAA